GAAAAGACCCCATAGCATTACGTTTGTGAAAACGTGTTGCTATGGGGGCTTTTGTGCGTGGTGTTATTATGCTTGAGTATCGTCGTTTGCTTGGCGTGAAACATCTAACAGCTTTTGTTTCATTTGTTCTTCCATACCTTGCATTTCAATTTCGGCAGCTTTACGTTTTTCACGGCCTTCTTTTTGAATTTGTAAGGTTTCTTCGATGGTTTCAATCAAGTTTTGTTGCGTTGTTTGTAAAGTTTCAATATCAACAATCCCACGTTCGTTTTCATGGGCAGTTTCAATTGTTGATTGTTTCAACATTTCTGAATTCTTAGTTAGCAAATCATTCGTCGTTTCAGCTACTTGACGTTGCGTGATAGCAGCGTCTTGTTGACGTAAGACTGTCAAGGCAATGACCACTTGGTTCTTCCATAAAGGCAAAGTGGTATTAACGGAGGTTTGCAATTTTTCAGCTAATTGTTGGTTTGAGTTTTGAATCATCCGAATTTGGGGTGCTTGTTGGATTGAAATTTGGCGTGACAATTGTAAGTCATACGCCCGCTTTTCCAAACGTTCGAGGAATTGTTGACGGTCGCTAACAGTTTGGAAATCCATTTGGTCACCACTTGCCTCAGCTTTAGCTTGAGCGGCAGGAATGATGTTTTGTTGTAAGTCTTGAATCTTGAGTTCAGCTGCAGCAATGTAGATGTTCAAGTTATGGAAGTAGTCCATGTTTTCCTTGAATAAGCCTTCTAAAGTTTGGTTATCTTTAATTAACCAAGCTTTGTCTTTATTCAGCTTTACCGCTACTTGATCAACTTGAGCACCAATTTTTTGGTATTTGGCAGTTGTTTCAAAAATAGATTTTTTAACTTTACCGAAAATTTTGGCGAAAAATGATGGCTTACCACCACTCAGTTCACTAGGATCTGCTGCCTTCAACTGGTAAAGCAAGTCAGTCAAGGTGTCACCCATCGGAGCATCATTACTGTTAACTTTGGCTAAGACTGATGCTGAAAAGTTGGCAATCTTAGTTTGGGCATCAGCACCATAAGTGATGGTTGATTGGTTGTCATCAACGTTAATTTTGCCAGCTAATTCGTGGGCCTTTTTTTGTTCGTCAGGGCTGAGCTTATCAATTAAGTTTTGACTTACTGGTTCATCGGGTTTAGCGACGACCTCTTTCATTTCTGGGACAACATCTAATTCAAGTTCATTAGTATTAGGTTCATTGGTCATTGGCACGCTTCTCCTTAATGTAGTTAGTAAATTCAATATTTTGCTGAGCAATTGACATTTGTAGGTCGATATCGTCTAAATCATCGGCGACAAATTTGGTGTAATCATCAGCGATTTGCATTGATACGGCCTCAATGGTTGTGGCCGCAGCTTTAATCGAATCGTAGACTGCCTCGTTCTTAATCGTGTGATTGCTAATTTCAACGAAGGAACCACTTAGATCAACGACGTTTGGCAGGTGTGTGTATAAGAATTGATCAGCATAGGCCAGTTTACGCGGTTCTTTTTGCAATTCATTATAAAGACCGGTAGCAGCTTTGAAGCCTTGGGTCTTGGTGTCAATTGCTAAGAGCCGGTTATTTGCGTGAATACTATCTTCCCAAGCGTGTAGTTGCGTTTCGGCCGTACGCATTGTTTTGTTGAAAAAGGCGATGTCTTGGCGACTGAAACCAGTTAAATTCTTATTCTTAGTTAACTTCATCCGCGGAGATGCTTGGAAAGTTTGTTGCCAAACTTTGCGGATTTTCTTACGGTTGTTCAGGACAACGACGTAATACAAGATGAAGACAATAAAGCCTACACCCGCAGTCAAAGTGGACAGGCCAGCAAAAGTACCATAGATGAAGAATGGTAATACATAAATAAAGAAAAAACGGGGCTTAAAAAAGATCCACAAAATTGTCGCACTTGTGATACCACCTGCAATTGAGTTTGCAGGGAAGATGGCATTGATGATGGTAACAATGATAACGGCAGCGATGGCTTTTATAAGTAATTGAACGCTACGTTTTTGACTCTGATATGAGTTTAATATGATTGGAATCCTCGTTTCTTAGAATAGTATAAGTAGACTAGCTACAAATACAATTATATCATGTGACAGCACGACTACATAAAAAAATGTAACTTAATTGTAAAGAAGAAGTTATTCCCCACCCTGTGCACAGAACTAAATCTATGCAAAATACGGATTCTATTTAGTCTAACGTGGGATTGAATAAAATTGGCCACTCCGTGCCAGCAAATTACTTGGCGCACCACGCTGGAAGCAGCCTCCCAAGCCAAGGTGCGGTCTTGGTCGGTTCAGATAAGCTGGGAGTCTAGGGTATAAATCCCCAAGGCTCCTCATCTTATCTTCAGCGGAAATATGTGCTTCACACATATTCCCCCAGTCGCGGTGTAAAGGCTGCGCCCGCCAAGCAATTTGCCGTCACTCCGTTAGTTAGTAATAATTCTCCAACTAACAAAAAAGTCGTTATTGGTCGAAAATCATTGAAAACCAAATGAGCCGCTGAAATAATGCGTAAGCTTAATCAATCAAACTTGGTTCGTGAAATCGATATGTTATTGATATAGCATGTCGATTTTTGGGACTAAGGTATATTCCGTGATACGTGAGTACGCTTAAATAAAAGTACAAAAATGAGAATTCCACGCTAGAAGGAATGGCGCCAAAATAAGCTTGGATTCACCTTGTAAGATGAATCCAAGCTTATGACGGTTACTGTATGGGAATTAGTTAAATTGCGCCCACAATTTGACGAGCGCTTGGGTACCTTCATTGCCGAGTTGCTTTTCTTCGGCGAGTTCTTGATAGAGCTTTTCAGCTAATTTTGTGCCAGGTAAATCTAAATCCATTTTGGCTGCTTCATCCAAGGCAATTCGCAGGTCTTTCAAGAGGTGCTTGGCGTAGAAACCAGGTTGGAAGTCGCCTTTAAAGATACGAGGGGCGTAATTATCCATGCTCCAGTTATCGGCACCACCAGAGCTCAACGTTTCGAGCACTTTTTGTAAATCGAGGTTGGCTGCTTTTGCATAGACGAGCATTTCACTCATCCCAACCATAGTTGCGGCAATCATAATTTGGTTGGCCATTTTTGTATGCTGCCCGGCACCAGCCGCCCCAAATAAGTTGACTTGCTTAGATATCGCTGACAAAACTGGTAAGACAAGCGCATAGGTCGCTTGATCGCCACCAACCATGGTTGTTAAGGTACCGTTTTTAGCACCAATATCACCGCCGGAAACGGGGGCATCTAAGGCACCGATGCCGTGTTCAGTTGCATAGGCGGCAATTTTAGCGGCTAAAGTTGGTGTCGAAGTCGTCATGTCGACCACAATTTGACCGGCTGTGGCAGTTGAAAAGATACCATTTTCACCAAAGTATACGTTTTCAACATCGGTTGGGTAGCCGACCATCGTAAAAATGATGTCACTTTGTTGCGTTAATGCAGCAGGAGTATCGGCCCACGTTGCGCCGGCATCAAGCACGCGTTGTGCATGAGCCTTTGTTCGATTGTAGACTGTGACAGAATAATTTGCTTTTAGAAGATTGGTAACAATTCCAGTCCCCATGACACCAGTTCCGATAAAACCAATTTTTTGCATGTGTTAACCTACTTTCGTTGTTAATGTATCGAGTTTTGTTTGATCAATGCGCAGTGGAATATCGGGAAATTCACAGTCCCCAATAATGACTGCTTCCGTGCCGTATTTAACGGCTGTTTCATAATATTTTTGTTTGTATTCTAACTTACGTAAATTTGCTTGTAAGTCAGCAATTTGTGCTTCAACGGCCTGCACTTGGCTAGTAAACATTTGGCGTCGTTCATTCAAGGTTGTATCACCAGCCATGCACCAATCAATAAATTGACCGATTTCGGCTAGGGGCATCCCGGTTTCTTTTAAACACGTAATCATGTTTAAATATTTGAAATCAGCATCCTTAAAACAGCGATTACCAGTATTCGTGCGATCGACGAAGGGTAATAGGCCTAATTTATCGTAATAGCGCAAAGTGTAGGCGGAAATACCAGTTAGTTCTTCGACTTGGCTAATTGTATATGACATGCCGTCCTCCTAAAAAATCAGCAAATTCAGTATTGTAACTGTCTTTAAGTATAGACCTTCGAGTGAGCTCTAAGTCAACTTTCCAAAAATTCTTCACACATTTTTTAATGGAATAAGTTTATAATACAGTGTAAACGGTTACAAAGGGCGACTTCTTGAGCGCTAAATCCTTTGCACCCGGATTTTTTATCAGCGCTAATTAAAGTTCCTGTAGTGCAATAAGTATTGATGATTAGCGTGTTTCGAGGTTTAAAAATAATTAGATAAGCAAATTTGAGCAATAAAGGAGACAAAAAATGACTTTAACAGATACGTATACATTAGCAAACGGTATCGAAATTCCCGTAATTGGGTTTGGTACGTGGCAAAGTGCCGAGGGTGACGAAGCCTATCACGCAGTCACTGCAGCACTGAAGGCGGGCTACCGTCATATTGATACAGCTGCCGGTTACGGTAATGAAGAATCAGTGGGCCGGGCAATCAAGGATTCAGGCATTCCACGCGCAGAAATTTTTGTTACGACTAAACTAGGTTCTAAGGCGCATGGCTACCAAGCGGCTAAGGATGCACTAAACGAATCATTAACTAAACTGGGTTTGGATTATGTTGACTTGTACTTGGTACACTGGCCAGAACCATTAGCAATTCGCGATCATTGGGAACAAGCCAACGCTGATATGTGGCGTTCACTTGAAGAAGAGTATCACGCGGGCAAAATTAAGGCGTTGGGCGTGTCTAACTTCATGCCACACCACTTGGATGTATTGTTGCAAACGGCTGAAATCAAGCCAGTGGTTAACCAAAATTTCTTGAACCCTTCTGATCGTCAAGGTGAGTTAGTTGAATATAATAACGCCCACAAAATTCTGAATGAAGCATACTCACCACTTGTAACAGGGGCATTGCTTGAAGAAGTTGCGGTGAAAGAAGTTGCGGAAAAATATAACAAAAACATTGCGCAAGTTTTGATCCGGTGGAGCTTGCAACACAAGTTCTTACCACTGCCTAAGTCAACGCACGAAGAACGCATCATTCAAAATGGTGATGTTTTTGATTTTGAATTAACCTCGGCAGATATGGAAATTCTTGATGGAATGACCGGAATTGCAGGCTACCACAAAGACCCATCAGCGACACCTTGGTAAAAAATGTGGAGTTTTCGTGAAGATTCTGTGAGCATGATAGCGTTTACACGTAAAGTTTGCTATGCTTTTAATAATAATAATTTTAGAAATTGGAGAACATAATCGAATATGGCAAAGATTAAACTTGGTACAAGTGATTTATTAGTTTCAGACGTAGCTTTGGGCGTAATGCGCATTGATAGCAAGACACCTGCTGAGGCACAAGCAATCGTTGAAAAGTCAATTGAAAAGGGCATCAACTTCTTTGATACAGCAGATATCTACGGTGCTGGTAAGTCTTCAGAAGTCTTCGGACAAGCATTGAAGGATGCCAAAATCAACCGCGAAGATATCTTCGTGCAATCAAAGGGTGGCATTGTTCCCGGTGAACGTTTTGATTTTTCAAAGCAACACATTCTCTCAGCCGTTGATGGTGAATTAAGCCGTTTAGGTGTAGATTACCTTGATGCTTTCTTACTTCACCGTCCAGATACATTGGTTGAACCAGAAGAAGTCGCTGAAGCTTTCAATGAATTAGAAGAATCAGGTAAGGTACGCCACTTTGGTGTTTCAAACCAAAACCCTAATCAAATTGAATTGTTGAAGACTGCGGTTAAACAACCCCTTGTTGCTAACCAATTACAATTCGGTGTAATGCACACTGGTATGATTGATGAAGGCATTCACGTTAACATGACGGATGCGGCATCAGTAATGCACGATGGTGGTATCTTGTCATACAGCCGTCTGCACAACATGACGATTCAAGCATGGTCACCATTCCAATACGGTTTCTTTGATGGTCCATTTGTTGATAACCCACAATTCCCAGAATTGAACAAGACGTTGCAAACATTGGCTGACAAGTATGGTGTTGCTAAGAATACCATTGCAACTGCATGGATTTTACGTCACCCAGCTAAGATGCAAGTTATCTTGGGCTCAATGACACCAAGCCGTCTTGACGAAATGACTGATACTGATAAGGTTTCATTGACACGTCAAGAATGGTACGATGTGTACCTTGCAGCCGGTAACATTCTTCCTTAATGGATTAACCCGGACTGCTTAAAAGTTCATATTTGCAAATACGAAAGGCTCTAAGAAAGTTAGCGAAAACTAACTGACTTGGAGTCTTTTTAGTGCTCAATTCCGTCTGACATGGAATTGAATAAAATTGGCCACTCCGTTGGTTAGCGATAATACTCAAACTAACGAAAAGCAGTTACCAACCATAGACCGCGGTAGCATGGAAAAACCAACACTGAGGATCAACAGAACCTCAGTAATTCGATGATTGAAATGTACAGAAACGACAATTCCACGCTAGAAAAAATATAACCATAAAAATGGGTAGGAAGCTGACTTACGGTAAGAATATTAGAAATGTACAATGAAACTTATCATTTATTTACATGATTATTAACGGAATTGTCTAGCGCGTCGATAAAAGTCAAAATCTGCCAATAGTATGTTCACGAATTAATCACATCTTAAAAGTATGATAGATAAAGATTAAAAAACAGAGGACAGTTATAATGACAAAAATGATGAATCGCACCATTATTTATCTTTTTGCGATAATGATTGGTTTAGTAATTTTACCGATACAAGTAGCCGCAAATAGTGTATCACAAGACAATGTTGAGACTATTGATAATCAGCAACGTAGTGATTTGAAAAATACATCAAACGTGATTGAAGGCTTTTTGCAAGACACGGAGATTGAATTACCCGGTAAGTTACCGGCTGAGGTGGATGATAATGAAACGACACCATTGCCACTACCAACCCCAGCACCAGATGTTACCCCAGATGTAACGCCAACACCATCACCAGACATCACGCCAGAAGTGAAGCCAACGCCAGTAGTACCAGATGTTACCCCGGAAGTAAAACCCCTACCAACACCGGTGACACCAGAGGTGAAACCCAAACCAGAAGTAAAGCCAAAGCCGTTGCCCGAAGAAAAACCCGCGGTAACACCAAATGAAAAACGACCGGTAACAAAACCTAGTACAGTGACACCAAGCGTGAAACAGCCGGTATTAACAGATAACATTAATACGATTAGTACTAATAAAGTATCGGTAACTACGGAAAAAGTAAAAACTAATGCTGAGCGTGCAGCTGAAGTTAAGCATGCCGCTTCAATCGCTGGGAATGCGCGGATGCAAATGCTCGATGATTCGCTTGCACACCCTGAGAGTTTACAAGCAGTTGAAATTGTTACTGATGAAGGTAACAATCCAAAAGTTATCCGTCGCGAAGCACAAGCAGCTGATGCGATTGGAATTGGTCGGCATTTCAAGACTTTTTCAGAAATGCACGTGGTTGATCGTTTATCCGTTTACGCCTTGGTAATTGCGCTGATTACACTAACAATTTTTACAGGTTACGTGTTGAAGAACAACGACAAAGATGTCTTTAATTTAGATGATTAATATAATAAAAAGACAGCCCACGAAAAGGCTGTCTTTTATTATATGGTTATATTTTTTGCGTGGAATTGCGTTATGCGTTAATATCAATGAAATCAAATTTATCATAATCGAAGAGACCTTGATCAGTTAATTTCAATGAAGGGATAACTGGTAACGCCAAGAATGACAAGGTTAAGAATGGGTCGTAT
This is a stretch of genomic DNA from Periweissella cryptocerci. It encodes these proteins:
- a CDS encoding toxic anion resistance protein, with translation MTNEPNTNELELDVVPEMKEVVAKPDEPVSQNLIDKLSPDEQKKAHELAGKINVDDNQSTITYGADAQTKIANFSASVLAKVNSNDAPMGDTLTDLLYQLKAADPSELSGGKPSFFAKIFGKVKKSIFETTAKYQKIGAQVDQVAVKLNKDKAWLIKDNQTLEGLFKENMDYFHNLNIYIAAAELKIQDLQQNIIPAAQAKAEASGDQMDFQTVSDRQQFLERLEKRAYDLQLSRQISIQQAPQIRMIQNSNQQLAEKLQTSVNTTLPLWKNQVVIALTVLRQQDAAITQRQVAETTNDLLTKNSEMLKQSTIETAHENERGIVDIETLQTTQQNLIETIEETLQIQKEGREKRKAAEIEMQGMEEQMKQKLLDVSRQANDDTQA
- a CDS encoding 5-bromo-4-chloroindolyl phosphate hydrolysis family protein, producing the protein MWIFFKPRFFFIYVLPFFIYGTFAGLSTLTAGVGFIVFILYYVVVLNNRKKIRKVWQQTFQASPRMKLTKNKNLTGFSRQDIAFFNKTMRTAETQLHAWEDSIHANNRLLAIDTKTQGFKAATGLYNELQKEPRKLAYADQFLYTHLPNVVDLSGSFVEISNHTIKNEAVYDSIKAAATTIEAVSMQIADDYTKFVADDLDDIDLQMSIAQQNIEFTNYIKEKRANDQ
- a CDS encoding NAD(P)-dependent oxidoreductase yields the protein MQKIGFIGTGVMGTGIVTNLLKANYSVTVYNRTKAHAQRVLDAGATWADTPAALTQQSDIIFTMVGYPTDVENVYFGENGIFSTATAGQIVVDMTTSTPTLAAKIAAYATEHGIGALDAPVSGGDIGAKNGTLTTMVGGDQATYALVLPVLSAISKQVNLFGAAGAGQHTKMANQIMIAATMVGMSEMLVYAKAANLDLQKVLETLSSGGADNWSMDNYAPRIFKGDFQPGFYAKHLLKDLRIALDEAAKMDLDLPGTKLAEKLYQELAEEKQLGNEGTQALVKLWAQFN
- a CDS encoding MerR family transcriptional regulator — encoded protein: MSYTISQVEELTGISAYTLRYYDKLGLLPFVDRTNTGNRCFKDADFKYLNMITCLKETGMPLAEIGQFIDWCMAGDTTLNERRQMFTSQVQAVEAQIADLQANLRKLEYKQKYYETAVKYGTEAVIIGDCEFPDIPLRIDQTKLDTLTTKVG
- a CDS encoding aldo/keto reductase; the encoded protein is MTLTDTYTLANGIEIPVIGFGTWQSAEGDEAYHAVTAALKAGYRHIDTAAGYGNEESVGRAIKDSGIPRAEIFVTTKLGSKAHGYQAAKDALNESLTKLGLDYVDLYLVHWPEPLAIRDHWEQANADMWRSLEEEYHAGKIKALGVSNFMPHHLDVLLQTAEIKPVVNQNFLNPSDRQGELVEYNNAHKILNEAYSPLVTGALLEEVAVKEVAEKYNKNIAQVLIRWSLQHKFLPLPKSTHEERIIQNGDVFDFELTSADMEILDGMTGIAGYHKDPSATPW
- a CDS encoding aldo/keto reductase encodes the protein MAKIKLGTSDLLVSDVALGVMRIDSKTPAEAQAIVEKSIEKGINFFDTADIYGAGKSSEVFGQALKDAKINREDIFVQSKGGIVPGERFDFSKQHILSAVDGELSRLGVDYLDAFLLHRPDTLVEPEEVAEAFNELEESGKVRHFGVSNQNPNQIELLKTAVKQPLVANQLQFGVMHTGMIDEGIHVNMTDAASVMHDGGILSYSRLHNMTIQAWSPFQYGFFDGPFVDNPQFPELNKTLQTLADKYGVAKNTIATAWILRHPAKMQVILGSMTPSRLDEMTDTDKVSLTRQEWYDVYLAAGNILP